A DNA window from Paraclostridium bifermentans contains the following coding sequences:
- a CDS encoding carbon starvation CstA family protein, producing the protein MNSLTLLLISALILFIGYVCYGGYLAKKWGVDDTRKTPAHTKYDGVDYVPAKSPVLLGHHFASIAGAGPIVGPIQAAIFGWIPVALWVLIGSIFFGGVQDFGSLFASIRHEGKSIGEIIESNMGKRGKKLFALFAWLTLVLVVAAFANIVADNFVSTPQAASASIFFIVLAILFGIAVYRFKMPLIPASVVGVLMLFECIYLGFLFPIALSKQTWIILLMIYIFIASVTPVWILLQPRDYLNSYLLYAMIIGALLGIVILRPEIQMDGFIGFNVGGQYLFPVLFVTVACGAISGFHSLVGSGTSSKQLYKESDAKKIGYGAMLIEGLLAIVALITVAYISNKQFGNLLGNGGPVNVFSEGIANFMASFGVPFGIGKTFTSLAISAFALTSLDTATRLGRFIFQEFFDTNGLNNKEATKANPLSNMYVSTTITVVCSGLLAVMGYEKIWPIFGSANQLLAAIALMAIAIWLANSNKSFKEFIIPIIFMFIVTIVSLCFNIKANIGVNYTLVIIAVLLLVLAIILIKEAIMFIKKEKTLNK; encoded by the coding sequence ATGAATTCATTAACACTACTTTTAATAAGTGCACTTATTCTTTTTATAGGATATGTATGTTACGGTGGATATTTAGCTAAAAAATGGGGCGTAGATGATACAAGAAAAACACCCGCTCATACTAAATATGATGGTGTTGACTATGTTCCCGCTAAATCGCCAGTATTACTCGGACATCACTTTGCTTCAATTGCTGGTGCTGGCCCTATAGTAGGTCCTATCCAAGCAGCTATATTTGGGTGGATACCAGTTGCCCTTTGGGTATTAATAGGTAGTATTTTCTTTGGTGGTGTTCAAGACTTTGGTTCTTTATTTGCATCTATTAGGCATGAGGGTAAATCTATAGGTGAAATAATAGAATCCAATATGGGTAAAAGGGGTAAAAAACTTTTCGCATTATTTGCTTGGTTAACTCTAGTTTTAGTTGTTGCAGCCTTTGCAAATATAGTAGCTGATAACTTTGTTTCTACCCCACAAGCTGCTAGCGCTTCAATATTTTTTATAGTTTTAGCAATTTTGTTCGGTATAGCAGTTTATAGATTTAAAATGCCTTTAATTCCAGCTTCTGTAGTAGGTGTTTTAATGTTATTTGAATGTATTTACTTAGGTTTTTTATTCCCTATAGCTTTAAGTAAACAAACTTGGATAATATTACTTATGATCTATATTTTCATAGCTTCTGTAACTCCAGTTTGGATATTACTTCAACCTAGAGATTATCTTAACTCTTATCTATTATATGCAATGATAATTGGAGCCCTTTTAGGTATTGTTATATTAAGACCAGAAATACAAATGGATGGATTTATAGGCTTTAATGTCGGAGGCCAATACTTATTCCCTGTACTATTTGTAACCGTTGCTTGCGGAGCTATTTCAGGATTTCATTCACTTGTTGGATCTGGTACATCTTCAAAACAATTGTATAAAGAATCCGATGCTAAAAAAATAGGTTATGGAGCTATGCTTATAGAAGGTCTTCTTGCAATTGTTGCGCTTATAACTGTAGCTTATATTTCTAACAAACAATTCGGAAATTTATTAGGAAACGGTGGGCCTGTCAACGTATTTTCTGAAGGAATTGCTAATTTTATGGCATCATTTGGTGTACCATTTGGCATAGGCAAGACATTTACATCGCTTGCTATATCTGCATTTGCACTTACATCTTTAGATACTGCTACTAGACTTGGTAGATTTATATTCCAAGAGTTTTTCGATACAAATGGATTGAACAACAAAGAAGCTACAAAAGCCAATCCACTTAGCAATATGTATGTTTCTACAACTATAACAGTTGTATGCTCTGGTCTTTTAGCTGTTATGGGATATGAAAAAATATGGCCTATATTCGGATCTGCAAACCAACTTTTAGCAGCAATAGCATTAATGGCTATAGCTATATGGCTTGCTAATTCAAATAAGAGCTTTAAAGAATTTATAATTCCTATAATTTTTATGTTTATAGTTACTATAGTATCATTATGTTTTAATATAAAAGCTAATATAGGGGTCAATTATACACTTGTAATAATAGCAGTTCTTTTACTTGTTTTAGCTATTATATTAATAAAAGAAGCTATTATGTTTATAAAAAAAGAAAAAACTTTAAATAAATAA
- a CDS encoding DUF975 family protein, giving the protein MYVVLNVIQIKNKGAFKIDRVQLKELSKSQLKGNWKIPVLLTLSYSVASIIISMLQGQSESMLLALVMFVVSFGFGVFISIGIPNFYLMFIEKMGNGSFSDVVVSKSKFIKALIYTVILSAIVFVATFIIIGIALGGTVVFTFSESGFGAGFIFGILVILVLLILLTILELALMLTPYIIIEHEHLGTIEAMGLSIKMMKGNKWKFFVIELSFIGWAILSALTFGIGFLWLIPYISLTQANFYRDLSFNYLNK; this is encoded by the coding sequence ATGTATGTAGTTTTAAATGTCATACAAATTAAAAATAAGGGGGCGTTTAAAATCGATAGAGTTCAATTAAAAGAATTATCGAAAAGTCAACTAAAGGGAAATTGGAAGATACCTGTATTATTGACACTATCTTATAGTGTAGCATCTATAATAATAAGTATGTTGCAAGGACAATCAGAGTCTATGTTATTAGCTTTAGTAATGTTTGTAGTGTCATTTGGATTTGGAGTATTTATAAGTATAGGAATTCCTAACTTTTACTTAATGTTTATTGAAAAAATGGGGAATGGTTCTTTTTCAGATGTTGTAGTTTCTAAAAGTAAATTTATAAAGGCATTAATATATACAGTTATATTATCTGCAATTGTATTTGTAGCTACATTTATTATAATAGGTATAGCACTAGGTGGAACAGTTGTATTTACTTTTTCAGAATCAGGATTCGGAGCAGGATTTATATTTGGAATTTTGGTGATATTGGTACTGTTAATACTTTTAACTATACTTGAACTAGCTTTAATGCTAACTCCATATATAATAATAGAACATGAGCACTTAGGTACTATAGAAGCTATGGGATTAAGTATAAAAATGATGAAGGGTAATAAATGGAAATTTTTTGTTATAGAGTTAAGCTTTATAGGCTGGGCTATTTTATCTGCACTTACATTTGGAATAGGTTTTTTATGGCTAATTCCATATATAAGTTTGACTCAAGCAAACTTTTATAGAGATTTAAGTTTTAACTATTTAAATAAATAA
- the yaaA gene encoding peroxide stress protein YaaA — translation MITIISPATTMNFDINTNFKSSTPFFESEVKYLISILKKLTKDEVSALMNLSNDLTNLNFDRYQTLGTESSKYLQALLAFDGQVFNCIKVNEFDESDFEFANSHLRILSGLYGVLKPLDMIQSYRLEMKAKLNNEQGNDLYKFWKEKITDYIYNELNNQENKTLLNLSSNEYSKAINLKKLSKDFQVVNVEFKDFKESSNTYKVIGIYSKKARGHLTSYIIKNKIDSIEGIKNFNYDGYTFNANLSDSNSIIFTR, via the coding sequence ATGATAACAATAATTTCCCCCGCAACAACTATGAATTTTGATATAAACACTAATTTCAAGTCTTCTACTCCTTTTTTTGAGTCTGAAGTTAAGTATCTTATATCTATTTTAAAAAAGTTAACTAAAGATGAAGTAAGCGCTCTAATGAATCTAAGCAATGACTTAACTAATTTAAATTTTGATAGATATCAAACATTAGGTACTGAATCTAGCAAATACTTGCAAGCTTTACTTGCTTTTGATGGTCAAGTGTTTAATTGCATTAAAGTAAATGAATTTGATGAGTCAGACTTTGAATTTGCAAATTCTCATTTAAGAATCTTATCCGGTTTGTATGGTGTACTAAAACCTTTAGATATGATACAATCTTATAGACTTGAAATGAAAGCTAAATTAAATAATGAACAAGGAAATGACTTGTATAAATTTTGGAAAGAAAAAATAACTGATTATATTTATAATGAACTTAATAATCAAGAAAATAAAACTTTGCTTAATTTATCATCAAATGAATATTCTAAAGCTATAAATCTTAAAAAATTATCTAAAGATTTTCAAGTTGTAAATGTAGAGTTTAAAGACTTCAAAGAAAGTAGTAATACTTATAAAGTTATAGGTATTTACTCAAAAAAAGCTAGAGGTCACCTAACTAGCTACATAATTAAAAACAAAATAGATTCTATAGAAGGTATTAAAAACTTTAATTACGATGGATATACTTTTAATGCAAATTTATCTGATAGTAATTCAATAATATTTACTAGATAG
- the glpK gene encoding glycerol kinase GlpK, with the protein MEKKYIIALDQGTTSSRAILFDKYGNIVSTAQKEFTQIYPKASWVEHNPMEIWGSQSGVLREVLETSFIRPDEIAAIGITNQRETTIVWDKNTGKPVYNAIVWQCRRTADICDKLKDKGLEATIKEKTGLLVDAYFSATKINWILENVEGARDKAENGELLFGTVDTWLIWNLTRGKVHVTDYSNASRTMLFNIKDLKWDEEILGELNIPKSMLPEVRPSSEIYGYTDSEMLAGAQIPIAGCAGDQQAALFGQTCFEQGSVKNTYGTGCFLLMNTGDTIVESEKGLLTTIAWGVDGKVNYALEGSIFVGGASIQWLRDELRLIYDSGQSEYYANQVQDTNGVYVVPAFTGLGAPYWDMYARGAIFGLTRGAKRGHIVRATLESIAYQTKDVLMAMQEDSKMQLKCLRVDGGASANNFLMQFQSDILNVNIDRPKIIETTALGAAYLAGLSVGFFKSIEEIKEKWEIDKEFTPSMDDRKRTILYKGWKRAVDRTLLWAKEDEELANELSSINN; encoded by the coding sequence ATGGAAAAGAAATATATAATAGCATTAGACCAAGGAACTACTAGTTCAAGGGCAATATTATTTGATAAATATGGTAATATAGTTTCAACTGCACAAAAGGAGTTTACTCAAATATACCCAAAGGCCTCTTGGGTTGAACATAATCCTATGGAAATTTGGGGAAGTCAAAGTGGTGTACTAAGAGAAGTTCTAGAAACATCTTTTATAAGACCTGATGAAATTGCAGCAATAGGTATAACAAATCAAAGAGAAACTACAATTGTATGGGATAAAAATACGGGAAAACCTGTATATAATGCTATTGTATGGCAATGTAGAAGAACAGCAGACATATGCGATAAGTTAAAAGATAAAGGCTTAGAAGCTACTATAAAAGAAAAAACAGGACTTTTGGTAGATGCATATTTTTCAGCTACTAAAATAAATTGGATTTTAGAAAATGTAGAAGGTGCAAGAGATAAAGCTGAAAATGGAGAACTTTTATTTGGAACTGTAGATACATGGCTTATATGGAATTTAACGAGAGGAAAAGTTCATGTTACAGATTATTCAAATGCATCAAGAACAATGCTTTTCAATATAAAAGATTTGAAATGGGATGAAGAAATTCTAGGTGAATTAAACATACCAAAGAGTATGTTGCCTGAAGTTAGACCATCTAGTGAAATTTATGGATACACAGATTCGGAAATGTTAGCTGGTGCACAAATACCTATAGCAGGTTGTGCAGGAGATCAACAAGCTGCATTATTTGGGCAAACATGTTTTGAGCAAGGCAGTGTTAAAAATACTTACGGAACTGGGTGCTTTTTATTAATGAACACAGGTGATACGATAGTTGAATCAGAAAAAGGATTATTGACTACTATAGCGTGGGGAGTAGATGGAAAAGTTAACTATGCTTTAGAAGGAAGTATATTTGTTGGAGGAGCATCGATTCAATGGTTAAGAGATGAACTTAGGCTAATATATGATTCAGGACAATCGGAATACTATGCAAATCAAGTTCAAGATACTAATGGAGTTTATGTAGTTCCTGCATTTACAGGATTAGGAGCTCCTTATTGGGATATGTATGCTAGAGGAGCTATATTTGGATTGACAAGAGGAGCAAAAAGAGGGCACATAGTTAGAGCTACATTAGAATCTATAGCATATCAAACAAAAGATGTTTTAATGGCTATGCAAGAGGATTCTAAAATGCAGTTAAAATGTCTTAGAGTTGATGGAGGAGCAAGTGCAAATAACTTCTTAATGCAATTCCAATCAGATATATTAAATGTGAATATTGATAGACCTAAAATAATAGAAACTACAGCTTTAGGGGCTGCATATCTTGCAGGCCTTTCAGTAGGATTTTTCAAAAGTATAGAAGAAATAAAAGAAAAATGGGAAATAGACAAGGAATTTACACCTAGTATGGATGATAGAAAAAGAACTATTTTATATAAAGGATGGAAGAGAGCAGTTGATAGAACTCTCTTATGGGCTAAAGAAGATGAAGAATTGGCGAATGAATTAAGCAGTATAAACAACTAA
- a CDS encoding SulP family inorganic anion transporter — translation MSPKLFKMMKDNELTKDQVGKDIIAGIIVAIIALPLSIALAISSGVSPEKGLITAIFAGFVISLLGGSKVQIGGPTGAFVVIVYGVVKTYGITGLITSTMMAGIILVVMGLLRFGSLIKYVPQTITVGFTSGIAVTLLTTQLKDFFGFKIEDVPAEFIGKVESYIQNISTFDIASFLIGLSCVLILIYWPKVNKKVPASIIALIVSTLAVNLLNLPTDTIGTRFSEISSSIPKPQIPHMDVKTIINLINPALTIALLGAIESLLSCVVSDNMIDDKHDSNMELVAQGLGNIASSLFGGIPATGAIARTAANVKNGGRSPISGMVHAITLLLIMVILMPFAKLIPMTTLAAILIIVSYNMGEWSHFKELLSSSKSDVLVLLITFTFTVVFDLVFAIGVGMAVHYVFKFIKSRQEKDEDEELEAA, via the coding sequence GTGTCACCAAAGTTATTTAAAATGATGAAAGATAATGAGCTTACTAAAGATCAAGTTGGAAAAGATATAATAGCAGGTATAATAGTTGCTATAATAGCTTTACCACTTTCGATAGCATTAGCTATATCTTCAGGAGTATCACCAGAGAAAGGTCTTATAACTGCTATATTTGCAGGGTTTGTAATTTCTCTTCTAGGTGGTAGTAAGGTTCAAATAGGAGGACCTACAGGAGCATTTGTTGTAATTGTTTATGGAGTAGTTAAAACTTATGGAATAACTGGACTTATAACATCTACAATGATGGCAGGAATTATATTAGTAGTTATGGGACTACTTAGATTTGGATCTTTAATAAAATATGTACCACAAACAATTACAGTAGGATTTACGAGCGGAATAGCAGTAACATTACTTACAACTCAATTAAAAGATTTTTTTGGATTTAAAATAGAGGATGTGCCAGCAGAGTTTATAGGCAAAGTTGAAAGCTATATACAAAACATATCTACTTTTGATATAGCATCATTTCTAATAGGTCTATCTTGTGTTTTAATTTTAATTTACTGGCCTAAGGTAAATAAAAAGGTTCCAGCTTCAATAATAGCGCTAATAGTTTCTACATTAGCTGTAAATTTATTAAACTTACCAACAGACACAATAGGTACTAGATTTAGTGAAATATCATCTTCAATACCTAAGCCACAAATACCACATATGGATGTAAAAACAATTATAAACTTAATAAATCCAGCACTTACAATTGCACTATTAGGAGCTATAGAATCACTACTTTCTTGTGTAGTTTCAGATAATATGATAGATGATAAACATGATTCAAATATGGAACTTGTAGCACAAGGGTTAGGAAATATAGCATCTTCTTTATTTGGAGGAATTCCTGCAACTGGAGCTATAGCAAGAACTGCTGCAAACGTAAAAAATGGAGGTAGAAGCCCTATATCAGGAATGGTACATGCTATAACATTATTACTTATAATGGTTATTCTTATGCCTTTCGCAAAGCTAATACCAATGACGACTTTAGCAGCTATACTTATTATTGTTTCATATAATATGGGAGAATGGTCTCATTTTAAGGAACTATTATCTTCAAGTAAATCAGATGTTTTAGTACTGCTTATAACTTTTACATTTACAGTAGTATTTGACTTAGTATTTGCTATTGGAGTGGGTATGGCAGTTCATTATGTATTTAAATTTATAAAATCTAGACAAGAAAAAGACGAAGATGAAGAATTAGAAGCTGCATAA
- a CDS encoding DUF1858 domain-containing protein, producing the protein MKIDKNTLIGDLINKKPNSVNVLMSYEMGCLGCPSAQMETLEQAAYIHDIDLEELLQKLNEI; encoded by the coding sequence ATGAAAATAGATAAAAATACCTTAATAGGAGATTTAATTAATAAAAAACCAAATTCAGTAAATGTTTTAATGTCTTATGAAATGGGATGTTTAGGATGTCCTTCAGCACAAATGGAAACTTTAGAACAAGCTGCATATATACATGATATAGATTTAGAAGAATTACTTCAAAAACTGAACGAAATTTAA
- a CDS encoding TIGR03905 family TSCPD domain-containing protein translates to MYRYYTSGVCSKSILLDIEGDMLKDVIFEGGCAGNLIGIKNLIEGKNIDEIIEAFEKIPCKNRESSCPDQLANALKIYKKYVLKE, encoded by the coding sequence ATGTATAGATATTATACTAGTGGTGTTTGTTCAAAATCAATTTTATTAGACATAGAAGGAGACATGTTAAAAGATGTAATATTTGAAGGGGGTTGTGCAGGGAATTTAATAGGAATTAAAAATTTGATTGAAGGAAAGAATATTGATGAAATTATAGAAGCATTTGAAAAAATTCCATGCAAAAATAGAGAATCATCTTGCCCAGATCAACTTGCGAATGCGCTTAAAATATATAAAAAGTATGTATTAAAAGAGTAA
- a CDS encoding peptidylprolyl isomerase, whose product MERTVLATIGEKEITNIDIENALKSLDPYQAMQFNTEEGKKRLLEDLVNQELFYLEAKDENLHNDENFKAEMKRIEENMLKQYSINKVLASVKLTDEEIANFYEANKTKFVKPETASAKHILVDTEELANDLLNKINSNEISFEEAAREHSSCPSKDADGDLGTFPRGQMVPEFEEAVFNMNRGDVQGPVKTQFGYHLIKVEDRHEGGQSELDEVKEEIAKSLMYQKQNEVYSSKINDLKTKYNNLVKLND is encoded by the coding sequence ATGGAAAGAACAGTTTTAGCCACTATCGGTGAAAAAGAAATAACTAATATTGATATCGAGAATGCTTTAAAAAGCTTAGACCCATACCAAGCTATGCAATTTAATACAGAAGAAGGTAAAAAAAGATTACTAGAAGATTTAGTAAATCAAGAGTTATTCTACCTTGAAGCTAAAGACGAAAATTTACATAATGACGAAAATTTCAAAGCTGAAATGAAAAGAATAGAAGAAAATATGTTAAAACAATATTCTATAAATAAAGTTTTAGCATCTGTTAAATTAACTGATGAAGAAATAGCTAACTTCTATGAAGCTAACAAAACTAAATTTGTTAAGCCTGAAACAGCATCTGCTAAACACATATTAGTTGATACTGAAGAATTAGCTAATGACTTATTAAACAAAATAAATAGTAATGAAATATCATTCGAAGAAGCAGCTAGAGAGCATTCTTCTTGCCCATCTAAAGATGCTGATGGAGATTTAGGTACTTTCCCTAGAGGACAAATGGTTCCTGAGTTCGAAGAAGCTGTATTTAATATGAATAGAGGCGACGTACAAGGTCCAGTTAAAACTCAATTCGGATATCACTTAATAAAAGTAGAAGATAGACACGAAGGTGGTCAATCTGAACTTGATGAAGTTAAGGAAGAAATAGCTAAAAGCTTAATGTACCAAAAACAAAATGAAGTTTACTCTTCAAAAATAAATGACTTAAAAACTAAGTATAATAATTTAGTAAAATTAAACGACTAA
- a CDS encoding CBS domain-containing protein, whose protein sequence is MNILFFITPKSEVAYIYDDYTMRQALEKMEYHRYSAIPIINREGAYVGTITEGDLLWYLKNDLNLELKAIEDVYVCDVKRRMDNKPVSINANIEDLISKSMNQNFVPVIDDQNIFIGIIKRRDIIEYCYKKIKS, encoded by the coding sequence TTGAATATACTATTTTTTATAACACCCAAAAGTGAAGTAGCATATATATATGATGACTATACAATGAGACAGGCATTAGAGAAGATGGAGTATCATAGATATTCTGCTATACCTATTATAAATCGTGAAGGTGCGTATGTAGGAACTATTACAGAGGGGGACTTACTATGGTATCTAAAGAATGATTTGAATTTAGAATTAAAAGCCATAGAAGATGTATATGTATGTGATGTAAAAAGAAGAATGGACAATAAACCTGTATCTATAAATGCAAATATAGAAGATTTGATATCTAAATCTATGAACCAAAACTTTGTGCCAGTTATAGATGACCAAAATATTTTTATTGGGATAATTAAAAGAAGAGATATAATTGAATATTGCTATAAAAAGATAAAATCATAA
- a CDS encoding amidase domain-containing protein produces MKNTKGKKLRRILVLAGICIITTIILNNKNELKLNAFIRGNEIVKANKDPEKEQFQLLLENLFDHRNEAILTKNDDVLKKLYDVNHKFGLWAYEQEVTKMKYLENWSYKQGVKFNDIKTRVKISKVKEKEENLYGIICSVSTEYNYSYENQPDMKNMFRIGTYHYLNMRIVDNEYIITKEWYTDPFADSLHLDNIKSDDIRNYILAQEKKDANLTTEQIKAIDYAHKYCGAAADEEHGMKFNSKYKDFNPDGGDCANYASQIMFESGRFKKNGTWNYEGTEGTKAWVNAQGFKNYLVYSGRGSLIGKGSYEEVYKLAYSMTPGDIVAYEKNGRITHVSTVTGVDSKGYPLVTCHNTDRLLVPWDLGWSDKAIKFHLIKVNY; encoded by the coding sequence ATAAAAAATACAAAAGGCAAAAAACTAAGGAGAATATTAGTATTAGCAGGAATTTGTATTATTACTACAATTATTTTAAACAATAAAAATGAACTAAAGTTGAATGCATTTATAAGAGGAAATGAAATTGTAAAAGCTAATAAAGATCCAGAAAAAGAACAATTTCAACTTTTACTTGAAAATTTGTTTGATCATAGAAATGAGGCTATATTGACTAAAAATGATGATGTTTTGAAAAAATTATATGATGTAAATCATAAATTTGGATTATGGGCATATGAACAAGAAGTGACTAAAATGAAATATTTAGAAAACTGGTCATATAAGCAAGGTGTTAAATTTAATGATATAAAAACTAGAGTTAAAATTAGTAAAGTAAAAGAAAAAGAGGAAAATTTATATGGAATTATATGTTCTGTATCTACTGAATACAATTATTCTTATGAGAATCAACCAGATATGAAAAATATGTTTAGGATAGGAACATATCATTATCTTAATATGAGAATTGTAGATAATGAATATATAATTACAAAAGAATGGTATACTGACCCATTTGCAGATTCTCTTCATCTAGATAACATAAAATCAGATGATATTAGAAATTATATATTGGCTCAAGAAAAGAAGGATGCAAACTTAACCACTGAACAGATTAAAGCAATTGACTATGCACATAAATATTGTGGAGCTGCCGCAGATGAAGAGCATGGAATGAAATTTAACTCAAAATATAAAGATTTCAATCCCGATGGAGGAGATTGTGCAAACTATGCATCTCAAATTATGTTTGAAAGTGGAAGATTCAAGAAAAATGGAACATGGAATTACGAAGGAACAGAAGGGACCAAAGCTTGGGTAAATGCCCAAGGATTTAAAAATTATTTGGTATATAGTGGAAGAGGATCATTAATAGGAAAAGGTTCGTACGAAGAAGTGTACAAGCTAGCATATAGCATGACTCCTGGCGATATAGTTGCTTATGAAAAAAATGGAAGAATAACACATGTATCCACTGTTACTGGAGTAGATTCTAAAGGATATCCACTTGTAACATGTCACAACACTGATAGATTATTAGTGCCTTGGGATTTAGGTTGGAGTGATAAAGCAATAAAGTTCCATTTAATAAAAGTTAATTATTAA
- a CDS encoding GNAT family protein — MLTKMKLSKVNNVLTNNIYANFRFLSEENFGDVSKLYEEVSNSMDNKNWLKSRDHAGLKKTVDNGGFIIGCYVGLDLIACALCDVPSIKDLELLSSLGVSVEDFKSTYISGFVMVHPMYRGNSLQSKLLDLRIDIAKSQRKKYILTVAAVDNIHSINNILNKGFEFKTQQENEYGILRNIFLKDLFPCDENENFIDNNIMTDVI, encoded by the coding sequence TTGCTAACAAAAATGAAACTGTCTAAAGTAAATAATGTTCTTACTAATAATATATATGCAAATTTTCGTTTTTTAAGTGAGGAAAATTTTGGTGATGTCTCAAAACTCTACGAAGAAGTGAGTAATTCTATGGATAATAAAAATTGGTTAAAAAGTAGAGATCATGCCGGATTAAAAAAAACCGTCGATAATGGTGGTTTTATAATTGGTTGTTATGTAGGTTTAGATCTTATTGCTTGTGCTCTTTGTGATGTCCCTAGCATAAAGGATTTAGAACTTTTATCTTCTTTAGGAGTTTCTGTTGAAGACTTTAAAAGCACTTATATATCAGGTTTTGTTATGGTTCATCCTATGTACAGAGGAAATTCGCTTCAAAGTAAATTACTTGATTTAAGAATAGATATAGCTAAATCTCAACGTAAAAAATATATATTAACAGTAGCTGCTGTAGATAATATTCACAGCATAAACAATATTTTAAATAAAGGATTTGAATTCAAAACTCAACAAGAAAATGAATATGGAATTTTAAGAAACATATTCTTAAAAGATTTATTCCCTTGTGATGAAAATGAAAATTTCATAGATAACAACATTATGACTGATGTAATATAA
- a CDS encoding YlbF family regulator, translated as MNINDKAKDLALCIRNTSEFKTMNKAKKDLDRNSTLRKQFDEYVKKKNLIYSRYKIEDASKKISQLNRDYDKFFNHPLVSNYMNANRNFNTMMENLYKQIESELTK; from the coding sequence ATGAATATTAATGATAAGGCAAAAGATTTAGCATTGTGCATAAGAAATACTAGTGAGTTTAAAACTATGAATAAAGCAAAGAAAGATCTTGATAGAAATTCAACTTTAAGAAAACAATTTGATGAATATGTAAAAAAGAAAAACCTTATATATTCTAGATATAAGATAGAGGATGCATCAAAAAAAATAAGTCAATTAAATAGAGATTATGATAAATTTTTTAATCATCCTCTAGTTTCTAATTATATGAATGCAAATAGAAATTTTAATACGATGATGGAAAACTTATATAAACAAATAGAATCTGAATTAACTAAATAA
- a CDS encoding M15 family metallopeptidase produces MFLKKILYVATISCVILACIGCNTFNEKKESNEEKVTKKIEKEEFKPLFEVQNIPDNIYGKMIGNSIPDKDSVDKDSLDYLKITYYGFDNKPHIGDMVVSKKVSKEVIDIFKELYENKYPIEKVSIIDNYGADDELSMSNNNTSSFCYRVVDGSKVLSNHSKGLAIDINPLINPMVKNGVVSPKKGQDYIERNENIKGMIKKGDACYNAFTKRGWTWGGEWSNLKDYQHFEK; encoded by the coding sequence ATGTTTTTAAAAAAAATTTTATACGTAGCTACAATTAGTTGCGTGATTTTAGCATGTATTGGGTGTAATACATTTAATGAAAAGAAAGAATCTAATGAGGAAAAAGTAACTAAAAAAATAGAGAAAGAAGAATTTAAACCTTTATTTGAAGTTCAAAATATTCCAGATAATATATATGGAAAGATGATTGGGAACTCTATTCCTGATAAAGATTCTGTTGATAAAGATTCTTTGGATTATTTAAAAATAACATATTATGGATTTGATAATAAGCCACACATAGGAGATATGGTAGTTAGTAAAAAGGTATCGAAAGAAGTTATAGATATATTTAAAGAACTTTATGAAAATAAGTATCCTATAGAAAAAGTAAGTATAATTGATAATTATGGTGCAGATGATGAATTATCTATGTCCAATAATAATACATCTTCGTTTTGTTATAGGGTTGTAGACGGATCAAAAGTATTATCAAACCATTCAAAAGGATTAGCTATAGATATAAATCCTCTTATTAATCCTATGGTCAAAAATGGAGTTGTAAGCCCTAAGAAAGGTCAAGATTACATAGAAAGAAATGAAAATATTAAGGGAATGATAAAAAAGGGTGATGCATGCTATAATGCCTTTACTAAAAGAGGGTGGACATGGGGTGGAGAATGGTCTAATTTAAAAGACTATCAACACTTTGAAAAATAA